Proteins encoded together in one Columba livia isolate bColLiv1 breed racing homer chromosome 3, bColLiv1.pat.W.v2, whole genome shotgun sequence window:
- the LOC110355452 gene encoding gallinacin-10, whose amino-acid sequence MRILYLLFAVFLLFQAAPGSADPIFPDTAECRSQGNFCRAAACPPTFTVSGSCHGGLLVCCSK is encoded by the exons ATGAGGATCCTCTACCTGCTCTTCgctgttttcctcctcttccaggCTGCTCCag GTTCTGCAGATCCTATTTTTCCTGACAccgcagagtgcaggagccaggGGAATTTCTGCCGTGCTGCAGCATGCCCACCCACCTTCACTGTATCGGGGTCGTGCCACGGGGGGTTGCTGGTCTGCTGTTCAAAGTAA